GTTGTTGATCGGCGCTCCCTTCGAACTCGAGCCCGGCGTGGAGGCCGGGACGATCCTCGACTGGGGCGGTGTGCTCGTGCTGACCGATGCCGATGGCAACGAGATCTTCGTCGAGATCGACCTGCCCGTGCCGGCGGCCTCCGCGGGCCAGGCCGTCGAGGCCCGGAGTCCCGAGGTCTTCGCGACCCTGCTCGGCGCCGGGTCCACCGGCGGTCTCTTCGACCAGGACTTCTCCGGAGTGGCCGGTTCGGGTCCCGAAGGGTCGCTCGCGTACTTCCTGCTGCTGGCGCTGGTCGGCGGCGTGATCCTGAACGTGATGCCCTGTGTGCTCCCGGTGCTGTCGCTCAAGGTCATGGGATTCGTCCAGCACGCCGGCGAGGACCGGTCGGTGCAGTTCCGGCTGGGTCTGATGTTCGCGGCGGGAGTGCTGGTGTCGTTCCTGGCGCTGGCGATCGTCGTGATCGCCTTGCAGGCCGCGGGCGACCAGCTCGGTTGGGGGTTCCAGTTCCAGAACCCGGTCTTCGTGCTGGTCATGGGCGCGGTGGTCTTCGCCTTCGGCCTGAGCCTGTTCGGTGTCTACGAGATCGTCCTGCCGGTGCAGGTGGGCGGCGGCGGTGGCCGCGGCAGTGCCTACGCCGAGAGCTTCATGAACGGTGTGCTGGCCACGGCCCTGGCCACGCCGTGCACGGCGCCGCTGCTGGGCGCCGCGCTCGGCTTCGCCTTCACCCAACCGCCCGCCGTGATCCTGGCGATCTTCCTCACCGTGGGTGCGGGACTGTCCCTGCCCTACCTGATCCTCAGCCTGAACCCGGGCCTGTTGCGTTTCGTGCCCAAGCCCGGTCCCTGGATGGACACCTTCAAACAGGCCATGGGCTTCCTGTTGATGGCCACCCTGATCTGGCTTCTGTGGGTGCTCGGTCAGCAGGTCGGGACCGACGGCATGATCGCCGCCCTGATCTTCATCCTGGTCCTCGGCTTCGCTCTCTGGATGTACGGGCGTCTGCTCGACCTCAACAGCTCGACACAGCGACGCGTGACCGTCTGGGCGGTCATGCTGGTGCTCGTGGCGGGTTCGTGGTGGCAGTTCGTCCACCGACCCCTCTCGACCGAGGCCATCGCCGCGCAGGAGGGAGTCCAGCAGGTCGCGTCGCACGGTGGGGGCGGGACCGCGGCCTGGGAGCCCTTCAGCGTGGCCGCGCTCGAAGCGGCGGTTGCCGATGGCAACACCGTGTTCGTCGACTTCACCGCGGCCTGGTGCACCACGTGCAAGGTCAACGAGAAGACCGTGATCATGACCGAGCCCGTGCTCTCGAAACTCGAGGAGTTGGGCGTGCGGACCTTCGTCGGGGACTGGACGAACCGCGACGAGGAGATCACCCGTGTGCTGCGTCAGTTCGGTCGCAGCGGTGTTCCCTTCTACGCCGTCTTCCCCGCCGGTCGTATCGATGCACCGATCGTCCTGCCCGAGATCATCACCCAGTCGATGGTCGTCGAGGCCCTGGAGGAGGCCGGACCGAGCCGTGCGGTCGCCTCGCGATGAGCCCCTTCCCTTCGCCCCCTGATTCCAGGAACCCTGAATCTTTCTCTCAGGAGGAACCTTTCATGCGCATTCGTCATCTCGCCGTTGCCACACTCGCCGTGGCCGCCCTTTCGGCCGGCGCCGTCGCCGGGCCGGGGCACGACCATCAACACGGCAAGGCCCAGGTCGGCCACGCCGCACCCGACTTCGAGCTGATCGACCACAACGGCAACGTGCACAAGCTCAGTGACTACGCGGGCAAGACCGTGGTGCTCGAGTGGACCAACCCCCAGTGCCCCTTCGTCGTGCGTCACTACGAGGCGGACACCATGACCGGCATGGCCCGTGAGCACGACGACGTGGTGTGGTTGGCCGTGGACAGCAGTTACTTCGTCACGGCCGAGTCGGCCGCGAAGTGGGCGAAGAAGGAAGACGTTCCGTATCCGATCCTGCTCGACGCATCGGGTGAGGTCGGCCGCGCGTACAACGCCCGCACCACGCCCCACATGTTCGTGATCGATCCCGAGGGCACGCTCGTCTACGACGGTGCCATCGACGACGATCGGCGTGGCAAGAGCGACGCACCCACCAACTACGTCGCGGCCGCGCTGAAGGCCTTGATGAACGACGAGTCGGTGGACACCGCCACCAGCAAGCCCTACGGCTGCTCGGTGAAGTACGCGAAGAAGGACAAGAGCTCGAAGACGAGCTGAGGCGACTTCGAGACGAGCCTCCG
This is a stretch of genomic DNA from Candidatus Krumholzibacteriia bacterium. It encodes these proteins:
- a CDS encoding thioredoxin family protein, whose amino-acid sequence is MRIRHLAVATLAVAALSAGAVAGPGHDHQHGKAQVGHAAPDFELIDHNGNVHKLSDYAGKTVVLEWTNPQCPFVVRHYEADTMTGMAREHDDVVWLAVDSSYFVTAESAAKWAKKEDVPYPILLDASGEVGRAYNARTTPHMFVIDPEGTLVYDGAIDDDRRGKSDAPTNYVAAALKALMNDESVDTATSKPYGCSVKYAKKDKSSKTS
- a CDS encoding protein-disulfide reductase DsbD domain-containing protein produces the protein MLLLIVLSGSAVAAPPDGGSEFPAVPSAPEADPVRARLITTSTAVEPGGTVLVGVHLEQDEGWHTYWKNSGDAGLPTEVEWTLPEGWAAGPLQWPAPKRYVEAGDLITFGYSGDPVLLTRITVPPYARGTVTLRARAEWLMCKELCIPGSADLELTLDAGGTGEPVPRRDLELIEASRARLPQPPRTIDGVDVDAHLDLSAVPPGQSARAALVVDGFDDPSSVDFEWFPEAAEGLFADETQHVVDTGRLLIGAPFELEPGVEAGTILDWGGVLVLTDADGNEIFVEIDLPVPAASAGQAVEARSPEVFATLLGAGSTGGLFDQDFSGVAGSGPEGSLAYFLLLALVGGVILNVMPCVLPVLSLKVMGFVQHAGEDRSVQFRLGLMFAAGVLVSFLALAIVVIALQAAGDQLGWGFQFQNPVFVLVMGAVVFAFGLSLFGVYEIVLPVQVGGGGGRGSAYAESFMNGVLATALATPCTAPLLGAALGFAFTQPPAVILAIFLTVGAGLSLPYLILSLNPGLLRFVPKPGPWMDTFKQAMGFLLMATLIWLLWVLGQQVGTDGMIAALIFILVLGFALWMYGRLLDLNSSTQRRVTVWAVMLVLVAGSWWQFVHRPLSTEAIAAQEGVQQVASHGGGGTAAWEPFSVAALEAAVADGNTVFVDFTAAWCTTCKVNEKTVIMTEPVLSKLEELGVRTFVGDWTNRDEEITRVLRQFGRSGVPFYAVFPAGRIDAPIVLPEIITQSMVVEALEEAGPSRAVASR